From the Clostridium sp. Marseille-P299 genome, one window contains:
- the manA gene encoding mannose-6-phosphate isomerase, class I, with protein sequence MEEILFLKPVFKEMIWGGNRLRTDFNYSINGEHIGECWAVSAHKNGDCEGVTGKYVGKRLSELWLEQRELFGNISGDVFPLLIKIIDAKDDLSIQVHPDDHYAAEYENGALGKTECWYILDCSEDANIVIGHHAKSKEELKSMINNNAWEDLIRILPIKKGDFFQIEPGTVHAIKAGTLVLETQQNSDITYRLHDYNRLQDGKPRELHLDKSIDVIGCPHNDAIANKKETSYENATVEELIQCKYYTVDKVQIHGSQKFVQDHPFLNLSVLEGNGSIDTIAIKKGDHFIIPAGYGEYTLEGMMMLITSHV encoded by the coding sequence ATGGAGGAGATTCTTTTTTTAAAACCTGTGTTTAAAGAAATGATTTGGGGGGGCAACCGTCTTAGAACGGATTTTAATTATTCTATCAACGGTGAGCATATTGGGGAATGCTGGGCTGTTAGTGCTCATAAAAATGGCGACTGTGAGGGGGTTACAGGCAAATATGTGGGCAAGCGTTTGAGTGAGCTATGGTTAGAACAAAGAGAATTATTTGGAAATATTTCAGGGGATGTATTTCCATTATTAATAAAAATCATTGATGCAAAAGATGATTTAAGTATTCAAGTTCATCCAGACGATCATTATGCGGCTGAATATGAAAATGGAGCATTAGGCAAAACAGAATGCTGGTACATTCTAGATTGTAGTGAAGATGCAAACATCGTTATTGGACATCATGCAAAGAGCAAAGAAGAATTAAAAAGCATGATAAACAACAATGCTTGGGAAGATTTGATACGAATATTACCAATTAAAAAAGGAGACTTTTTTCAAATTGAACCTGGGACAGTTCATGCGATAAAAGCAGGAACTTTAGTTTTAGAAACTCAGCAAAATAGTGATATCACATATCGACTACATGATTATAATCGTCTTCAGGATGGAAAGCCAAGAGAGTTACATTTGGATAAGAGTATCGATGTAATTGGGTGCCCACACAACGATGCCATAGCGAACAAAAAAGAAACCAGTTATGAAAACGCTACGGTAGAAGAATTAATTCAATGTAAGTACTATACTGTAGATAAAGTGCAAATTCATGGTAGTCAAAAATTTGTACAAGATCACCCTTTTTTAAACTTAAGTGTATTAGAAGGGAATGGAAGTATTGATACCATAGCGATAAAGAAGGGAGACCACTTTATTATACCAGCAGGATATGGGGAGTATACATTGGAAGGGATGATGATGTTAATTACATCCCATGTATAA
- a CDS encoding YesL family protein, whose translation MGNLFNLENGFFSFMGKVWDMILLSILWVVLCIPIVTIGPATTALYYTVVKVIRRERGYVFREFFHSFKDNFKLGLITSVIYVVLAYILYVDYIYANSLKATNPNQAYLFFAGFNAITLVAIAVLAYIFPVLSRFTLNLKGLFKTTFLMAMKHIFTTIALIVIIGASGLVLSIVIPAILFMPSLCCLLCSFLIERVFKKYMPVPDQTPEESGKDQWYLE comes from the coding sequence ATGGGTAATTTATTTAATTTGGAAAATGGTTTCTTTTCTTTTATGGGGAAAGTATGGGATATGATTTTATTAAGCATTTTGTGGGTGGTTTTGTGTATTCCAATTGTAACCATTGGTCCAGCGACAACAGCTTTATATTACACGGTTGTAAAGGTAATTCGTAGAGAACGTGGATACGTATTTCGTGAATTCTTTCATTCCTTTAAGGATAATTTTAAATTAGGTCTTATAACTTCAGTTATTTATGTAGTTTTGGCTTATATTTTATATGTTGACTATATCTACGCAAATAGTTTAAAAGCAACAAATCCAAATCAAGCATATTTATTTTTTGCAGGGTTTAATGCAATTACTTTAGTAGCAATCGCAGTTCTTGCATATATATTCCCTGTCCTTTCAAGATTTACTTTAAATTTAAAAGGATTATTTAAAACGACGTTCTTAATGGCCATGAAGCATATATTTACAACAATAGCATTAATTGTAATCATCGGTGCTTCTGGACTCGTTTTATCAATTGTTATACCAGCGATATTATTTATGCCTTCGTTATGTTGTCTTTTATGCTCCTTCTTGATTGAACGAGTATTTAAGAAATATATGCCTGTACCAGATCAAACACCAGAGGAATCCGGTAAGGATCAATGGTATTTGGAGTAG